The stretch of DNA CCAATATGAATTTTTGACAAAATTTCACCTGATTTTTTCATACCTTCTATTTCATGTTTACTTTTTATTGTTATCATAATTATCTCCTTGTTTTTATAAACTATATATAATTTTTATTAAATACAAATTTTATATAAATATAAACATTTATATTTCACAACAAAAAGACATACCAAAAAGTATGCCTTTATTTATTAATCTTCTAATTTTATATATGGAACACCTGCTGAAGATGGTCCCTTTGATTTTCCTACAAAGAAAATGAGTACTAATAATGTACTAATATATGGTACCATTGGTAAAATTGATTCAGGAATATTAATATTCAAACTTGGTAATAAAATTGCTAATTCTTGAGCTGCTCCAAAGAATAAACATGCTCCCAAAACACCATATGGTTTCCATTTTCCAAAAATAACTGCTACTAATGCTATAAAACCATGTCCAGAAACTAAAGATTGTGAAAAATTTGATACAGTGGCTAAACTCATAGTTGCGCCACCAAAACCAGCTAACAATCCAGATATTATTACAGCAAAATATCTATATAAATAAACATTTACATTTAATGTTTCCGCAGCTTTTGGATGTTCTCCAACAGCAATTAATCTTAAACCAAATTTTGTTTTATATAAATATATTGATATCAATATGACCAATCCT from Parvimonas micra encodes:
- a CDS encoding ABC transporter permease; translated protein: MSLLKIALFISDTLLFATPLLFTALGGMFTEKAGVTNIGLEGMMTIGAFAGAAVGYFTKSALLGFLAGGVAASLVALIHAVVSITFGADQVVSGIAINFIGPGVSLFICSLLFDGAKQTIPVAEGEGKMIKIFDNLTGVDFIDKILGQYVTTYVALGLVILISIYLYKTKFGLRLIAVGEHPKAAETLNVNVYLYRYFAVIISGLLAGFGGATMSLATVSNFSQSLVSGHGFIALVAVIFGKWKPYGVLGACLFFGAAQELAILLPSLNINIPESILPMVPYISTLLVLIFFVGKSKGPSSAGVPYIKLED